In one window of bacterium DNA:
- a CDS encoding Rpn family recombination-promoting nuclease/putative transposase, with the protein IEMQVLNVEGFEKRILYNAAKTYSAQLKETESFTSLEPIIALTITDFIMFEDVDKVITYFNLIEKETLIKYHDEIELVFIELPKFKKNEDELDSIKDKWIYFIKNAGRLEYTPETLVKEIEIKEAFEIANTAGMSEKELEIQYKRHDFIRMQRGAIEFALKQGLKQGIEKGIQKGLKQGIQQGIQQGIQQGKIEIVKSLLKLGEKVEKISQVTGLTIEEISNCSPQRCRGTEKTWK; encoded by the coding sequence ATCGAGATGCAGGTTTTGAATGTAGAAGGGTTTGAGAAAAGGATTTTATATAATGCGGCTAAGACATATTCAGCTCAGTTAAAAGAGACAGAGTCATTTACCAGCCTTGAACCTATTATTGCTCTAACCATTACGGACTTTATCATGTTCGAGGATGTAGATAAGGTTATCACCTATTTCAATCTCATCGAAAAGGAGACTTTAATCAAATACCATGATGAAATCGAACTTGTTTTTATCGAATTGCCCAAATTCAAGAAGAATGAGGATGAACTGGATTCAATCAAAGACAAATGGATATATTTTATAAAGAATGCAGGCAGACTTGAATATACACCAGAGACATTAGTTAAAGAGATAGAAATAAAGGAGGCATTTGAAATAGCCAATACAGCGGGGATGAGTGAAAAGGAGTTAGAAATTCAATATAAGCGGCACGATTTTATCCGAATGCAAAGAGGTGCGATAGAGTTTGCCTTAAAACAAGGGTTAAAACAAGGAATAGAAAAAGGAATACAAAAAGGGTTAAAACAAGGAATACAACAAGGAATACAACAAGGAATACAACAAGGCAAAATAGAAATAGTGAAAAGTCTTTTGAAATTAGGAGAGAAAGTTGAAAAAATATCACAGGTAACGGGATTAACAATAGAGGAAATTAGTAACTGTTCACCGCAGAGGTGCAGAGGAACAGAGAAAACATGGAAATAA